The Atlantibacter hermannii genomic interval TAGCGAACCGCCACTGGAACGAGGAGCAGAGTTACTGATTGTGCGAGGCAGCCTGACTGAAGGCGATCGTATTCATTGCGAAGGGAGCTGGATACGCATTCCTGCCGGGCAGCGGCTGACGTTTATGGCGGACAAAGACGCTTCTCTGGTGTATCTGAAAACCGGTCTTACCGGCTATAAGCAGGAACGCTGCCCATGATGAAGACCCATGTCGCGATTGTGGGCGCCGGGCTCAGCGGTTTATATGCAGCCTGGTTACTGGAACAGGCCGGGACAGATTACGTGGTTCTCGAAGGTCGCAACCGGGTGGGCGGCCGCATCTTACCGATCGATAGCACAGGCGTTGATCTGGGCGCAACATGGCTTTGGCCAGCGATTCAACCTGGGCTTTGCGAACTGCTGGCACAATTAGGCCTGGCGACATTCACCCATCAGGAAACGGGAGATATGCTTTTTGAGCGGGCGACAGATGCCGCGTCCCGCTATCCGGGGTTTGTCTCCGCGCCCGCCGCAGCCCGTGTGCATGGCGGGATGTCGCAGCTTACCGACGCGCTGCTGGCGCGTCTCGCACCAGGCCGGGTTATCACTGGCGTTCAGGTGATGCAGGTAGAAGAGCATCACGGCATGCTGACGGTGTACGGGCGCAGTGCTGCGCAACAGTCCGTGACTCTACACGCCCGACATCTGCTGCTCGCATTGCCGCCAATGCTGGCCTCGCGCATTGCGTTTACTCCCGCGTTGCCGCAATCGCTGAGACAGGCGTGGCGTAACACCGGCACCTGGATGGCGCCGCATGCCAAGTATGTCGCACGATATAGCCATGATTTCTGGAAACGTTCCGGGCTTTCCGGTGAAGCGCGAAGCAGCATCGGGCCGATGGTCGAAATTCATGATGTTTCCGAAACGGATCGGCTGTTTGCGCTGTTTGGCTTTATCGGGCTGCCGTTTCATGCACGGCAGGAGAATGGCGATGATGCGTTACGCCAGCAATGCAGGGCGCAACTGGTACGGTTGTTCGGCCCGGACGCCGCCCACCCGGAAGCAGAATTTCTCAAAGACTGGGCCGCCGATCCTTTTACCGCCACTTCCCGCGATCGGGTTCTCCAGCCAAGCCATTTTGTCCCGCCCGCCTGGTGCGCTGAAGGGGTATGGCGTGACGTGATGACAGGGATCGCCAGCGAGTGGTCGCCGGCCTTTCCCGGCTATCTTGCCGGCGCAATTGATGCGGCCGCTACAGGCATTCAACGCATTATCAAAGAGGCATAGGGTATGAAAAACACATACAAAGCAGTGCAGGTAACGCGTCCGGGTCTGGTTGAAACCGTCGAAAAAGAGCTGCCCGAACCGGGGCCGGGGGAAGTGCTCATCAAAGTGGAAGCCTGTGGTATTTGTGGTGCGGATGCCGGAGTCATCGAAGGGCTTGAAAAAGGAATTAACTACCCGCGGGTACCCGGTCATGAGGTGGTGGGCACGCTGTATAAAACAGCCGAGCCATTGCCAGCATGGCTTAAGCCAGGACAGCGTGTGGGGGTCGGACGTTTAGGTGGGCACTGCAATGTTTGCGAACAATGCCGGCTTGGGCACTTTAACCTCTGTCAAAACCAGCCGGTCACAGGCAGTTCGCGTGATGGGGGGTATGCCGAATACATGCTGGCGCGAGTCACCGGGCTGGTTGCTATCCCGGATGACCTGTCATCTGTTGACGCCGCGCCGCTCCTGTGCGCCGGGATCGCGACATTTAACGCGCTGAAGAAATCCTGCGCTGAGGCCGGGGCTACGGTTGTGATTCAGGGGATGGGCGGCTTAGGGCATCTCGCGTTGCAGTATGCCCGCAAAATGGGATTTCGCGTCATCGCCGTGGGCAGAGGAGATGATATCGCCGATGAAGTCATGGCGCTTGGGGCACATCACTATGTGGACATCCGTAAAGACGATGCCGTAGAAGCGATCAAGGCCTTAGGGGGCGCACAGGTAATTTTGTCGACCATCACAGAGAGTGCTGCCGTCTCAGCGCTACTTCCGGCGCTGACGCCACAAGGGCAGTTGATGGTCGTCGGTGTGGGTAAAGAGCCTTTGACGGCGTCACCGGGCTTGATGATCGGGCGGGAATTATCGGTGAAGGGTGCCATAACCGGCACGGCGATAGAGTTAGAAAAGGCACTGAAGTTTAGTCTGCTTGCTGACGTGCGGGCCAGAATTGAACAACGACCTCTGGCACAGGCGAAGGAGGCCTATGACAGAATGCGCAGCGGACAGGCCACGTTCCGTATGGTTCTCACCGTCAATCATCAATGACACAGCCGAAAGCGGCTGCACTGGCTTGCGGCGGCGGTCCGCAAACCTGATTTATCAGCGATGCCTGGCTCACCCGGGGCGGGCATCTTTACTGAAAGAAAAACTTGCTCAGTGACGAAGTTTATCTGCTTTGTCGGGAGAGCGGTTTCCCCCTCATACTGCCTCAGACCGGGCTCCCATGCTATCTATCTGCCGAACAGACCTATGACGATTCCATTAACCATCAAACAAATCGAGATGCTGGTGAAAATCAGTGAAGGGAAGGGACTGTCGGAAGCGGCGCGGTTACTTAATCTTTCGCCTTCTGCGGTCAGTAAGGGGCTGGCAGTGATGGAAGAGAACCTGGGCGTTCCGCTCATCCAGCGCACCACCCGGTCATTTCAGTTAACCGAAGCCGGTGAATACTTTGTTTCCAGAGCAACGGAGCTGCTGAAAGAGTTTGACGATATCGTTAATACCACCTGCGGGTATTTTAATCACCCGCATGGCGCGCTGCGCATTACCTGTTCCGTCGCCTTTGGTTATGCGCATTTGATTGATATTTTTGCGGAGTATCGCAAGAAAAATCATGATGTTGAACTTATCCTCGATCTTGACGACCATCTGACAAACCTCAATGAAAACAATGTCGACATTGCGCTCAGGATCACCGCTACGCCGCCGCAGAACTATGCGGCCAGAAAACTTTCCAAAATCAGCTGGTTGTACTGTGCTTCTCCTGCCTGGATTGCAAGAAACGGTACGCCAACGAAGCGCACGGATCTCGCCAGCCATGAGTGCCTGGTGTACCCGGGGTTAACCCCGCCGCTACGTTACAATGGACTGGCATCTCAACATCCGCCGTGTGATATCAAGCCCAGAACGCCGGTACAGGCTAACAGCAGTTTGTTGCTGCTCAAGGCGGCCCTTTCCGGGCAGGGTATTGCCTGGCTACCGTCCTACCTCATCAGCCAGCACATTGAAAATGGAGAGTTGGTGCCGCTTAAGCTGGATGGTAAATACGCGTACCCAACGCATAGTCTTTATGCGCTTTATTTTCCCAGTAAGTTCCGTAATCCAAAAGTCAGATCGTTTATTGATTTTTTGGTTGAGGAGCATCAGCCGTGGAATCGCTGGGAAAAGGCCGTTAACGATCTGCTTTAAAACGTCGCCTTTTATTGTGCGAAATATCCCAAAAATAATTCCTGTCGAAAACCATTGCGTCTTAAAAAACTATTATCCGGATCACATCTGCAGATAATTAATTCCCTGTTTTGTGCGGCCCGTCATAATACTTCGGGATAGTAAACCTGTGAAGAAAAGTGGAAACTGTTTTCTCTAATTTTCATTCGATCCGGTTAAACGGCTGTGTAAAGCTTTCGGCATTCAATCATTAATCCCGACAGGGTTATTCGATTGAAATGTCGGCATGAACTTGTTGGCTTCTGGCAAGAAATTAAACAGGTTATTACAGCATGTTTTTTCATGCTCAGTCTGGTGCTTTTATTTTGTCTGTGGGGTCTCCTATGACTGTAGGAATTAATAACGAAGTAATTAATAAAAAGAATATCCCTTTTACGCTTTACGATTTAGGGTGGGTCGTGCTCTGTATTGGCGCAGCCATTGGATCCGGAATTGTTTTTTTTCCGTTACAGGTCGGTCTGAAAGGGGTATGGGTATTTGCGCTGGCGGTGCTTCTCGGTTATCCAGCCGTCTATTATATGCAAAAGCTGTTTATTGAAACCATGGCGCGTAGTGATGCTCAGGATTCCTATTTGAGCATTATCGCAAGCTATGTCGGCAGCCGCTGGGGAGTGTTACTGGGCGCACTTTACTCCGTCACCATGTTGAAATCGATGGTGGAATACGCCCTTGCGATTACCAATGACAGCGCGTCGTACCTGAAAACTTTCGGTCTTACAACCGAAACGCTTTCCGGGCACTGGTGGTGGTCGCTGTTGTTAATCGCCGGACTTTCTCTGGTGGCGTCGAAAGGAGAAAAAGTCCTCTTCAAGGTATCGGGCAGCATGATTGCCGTAAAACTGGTAATCATCGTGGCGATTGGCTTTGTGGTGGTGCCTTTCTGGGATGTGAACAATATCGGTGACTTTCCCACCGTAAGTCATCTTGTAGTGGGGACTTTCCCGACATTGCCTTTCGCCATCTTTTCAATCATGTTCGTAGGCATTCTTAACCCAATGAACCTCGCTTATAAAAAGCGCGAAGAGGACAAAGAGGTAGCAAAGTATAAGATTTTGCGCGTACATAAAGTGGCCTATCTGATTCTGGTTGCTACCGTACTGCTGTTTGTGGTCTCAATCGTGCTTTCCATCAGCGAGGCGGATGCACTGCGGGCATATCAGGATAACATTTCAGCGCTTGCGCTGGCCGCGCGGGTTATCCCCGGCGCGACGGTAAAATACATGAGCGTTATTCTTAACGTCTTTTCAATCGTAACCGCCTTCCTGGCGCTTTACCTGGCGGTCCATGAGTCTTTTGTCGGCCTGATCAAAGTGGCGGTTGGGAAACTGTTTAAGCCCCAGGCGCAGAACGATAACGCCATTTCCGTTGCCGCATTTTTTATGGTGGTGCTGGTATTATGGCTCATCGTTCTGACGAACTTCCCAATCCTGAAAGTGTTTGTTTTTGGCGGCGTCACCTATGGTCTTATTAGCTGTATTATTCCAGGGTTTATTATCCTGAAGAATGACAAGTTCGTTGACCTGCGGGGACCCTCAGTTTACTACGTGATTTTAATTGGCATGCTAATGTGCATTGGCCCATTTGTAATGCTGTTTTCACAATAGAACTTTTATCTCTGTAACCTATAAGAAGTTTAATCCTACTTAATTAATGTGTTTTGCATAAGCGGTATTCCGGGTCATCATTAATTTCATTCATGATGACCCGGAAATAAAAATCAGCGAGTGAAAAAAATTATCAAAAACGCTTGCCTGTGATATTACAAAAGAGACATAACAGACAATGGGGAGCGGAGATGTCGCACAATAAAATCGCAAAAAAATTACAAAACATTCAGCCATCTGCAATTAGAGAATTATTAAAGCACAGCAAAATGGACGGGGTTATTTCCCTTGGCGGCGGTATTCCTGATCCCGAGCTTTTTGACCGGGAAGGGCTGCAGCTTGCCATGGAAAATGTACTGACACATTCATGGAAAGACGCGTTTCAGTATGGACTCAGCGAAGGCAACCCGGCGCTGCGCGCCGCAATCTGCCAGCTGATGTCAGAGAGAGCCATTCACTGCGAGGTTGATGATGTCGTTGTGACCTCAGGTTCGCAACAATCTCTGGATATCCTCGCCCGCGCATTGATTAACCCGGGTGACGTCGTAGTGGTCGAGCGTCCTACGTACCTTGCGGCATTGCAGGTCATGCAGCTTGCTGAAGCCAATCTGATGTCGGTGGGGACCGACGGCGATGGGATGATCGTTGATGAGCTCGACGCGCTATTAAAAACCGTACCGGTGAAGGTGGTGTACATCGTGCCCACGTTTGGCAATCCCGGTGGCGTTACGCTGTCAGAACCGCGGCGCAAGCAACTGGTGGAACTCTCCCGGCGCTACGATTTCGTCATTATCGAAGACGATCCCTACGGTGAAATAAATTTTACCGGGACCACATTTATTCCCCTCAGATCCTGGGCGGAGGAAATGGAAAACAGCGACAGGGTGATTTACACCTCAACCTTTTCCAAAATTCTCGCGCCGGGCGCACGCGTCGGCTGGCTGGTCTTGCCTGACTGGCTGAAACGTCAGGTCGTCAATCTTAAGCAAGCCACGGACCTGCATACCAGCTCGCTTTCGCAATCGCTGACCTTTCACTATTTGAACAGTGGACGCCTGACGCCGCAGATTGCGCTGATTCGCGACGCCTACAAGCAGAAATGCCGGGTGCTGAGCCAGCATCTTCAACATGAACTCGGCGGGTATCTCACTTTCCATCAACCGATGGGCGGTATGTTCTTATGGGCAAAATTCAACCATGACATGAACACCACGCAGAGGTTGCAAAAAACCCTCAGTCACGGGGTGGTGTATGTCCCCGGCGAGTTCTTTTACTGCGATGAGCCCGACGCTTCCACGCTGCGTATGTCTTACGTCAGCACCACCGAAGCGAATCTGAAAGAGGCCGTTATGCGCCTGAAAAGCGCGCTCAATTAAAGGTTCTCGCCAGCCAGTAAAAGGCGGGGACAAAGGTCAACGACTAATCAGTCAGTGTTGTAAAAGAGGAAGAGTAATAATGTCCAATCATAGTTTTGATAACCAGGTGTCCCCGGAAACGTATCTCTGTCACGGCCCGTTTGATCCTGACGTCTTTGGGGGCGTGGTTAATCCGCCGGTCTATCATGCTTCAACTGTCATTTTCAAAAACTGCAAAGAACTCAGCGAACGCCATCAGGCGTTGTTCGAAGATGCCGAAGACGAGGTGATGTACTACGGCCGTTTTGGCACGCCGACCACCTTTGCCGTGCAAAAGGCGCTGGCGGAGCTTGAGGGCGGCTACCGTGCTTTACTGGTGCCAACCGGCCTCGCAGCCTGTACTACCGCACTGCTGGCGTTAGTGAAAAGCGGCGATCATATTCTGGTCAGTAGCAGTGTGTACGGCCCGACACGCGGTTTCGTAAACAATGTCCTTGCCAAAATGGGCGTGTCGGCAACGTTTTTCGATCCGACGGTGGGTGAAAGGATTGTGGATCTGTTCCAGGAAAACACCACCGTCGTATTTACGGAATCTCCCGGCTCACAAACCTTCGATATTCAGGATATCCCGGCAATCGCTCGTGTTGCGCATGCCCGTAATGCAAAAGTTATCCTGGATAACACCTGGGCTACGCCACTGTTTTTCAAACCTTTCGATCATGGTGTGGATGTCTCAGTACACGCGGCGACCAAGTACATTGTTGGCCACTCCGACGCGCAAATGGGCCTCATTACCACGAATAAAGAGACCTGGCTGGCCATTCGCCGCTTCGTCTATCTTTTTGGCCTGCATGCCGCACCGGACGACGTTTACCTGGCCCAGCGCGGTCTGCGCACCATGTCTTTGCGCCTTGAGCGACATCAGGCCTCAGCACTGAAAATTGCCAAATGGTTTGAAGAGCGTGAAGAGGTCGAGCAGGTGCTTCATCCTGCGTTGCCTTCCTGTCCGGGACATGAGATCTGGAAACGTGACTTCACCGGGTCCAGCGGTCTGTTCAGCGTGGTGCTTAAACCGCACTACTCAAAAGCGTCCGTTGAGGCGTTTATCGACAGTCTGGAATATTTCGGCATCGGTTTCTCCTGGGGCGGTTTTGAAAGCCTGGTGATCCCGTTCAATCCGCGTAAAGACCGTCCGGAATATCACTGGCCCTATGAAGGACAATCATTCCGTTTGCAGATTGGCTTAGAAGATCCGGTGGATTTAGTGAAAGACCTGGATCAGGCGCTTCGTCACCTGAAGGCTTAAGCGCCCGCCACGTTGGCGCTTGTTATACTGTCGCGATGATGAAACGTTCACAAAGACGGATGCAGTAATGGATATTCCGATAGACCTGAAGCACTTACAGACCCTGCTCACATTACGTAAAACAGGCAGTTTAACCCGTGCGGCGGTGGCCTTACAGCTGACCCAGTCGGCACTGTCACACCAGATTAAGCAACTGGAAGAGCACTACAGCGTCACGTTATTTGTGCGTAAAACCTCCCCGGTACAGTTTACCCAGGCCGGGGAGCGTTTGTTGCGACTGGCCGAAACCGTGCTCAATGCCATGGAGGAGGCCAATCGCGATCTTTACCAGTTTGCCAGCGGTAAACACGGAGCGCTAAGGGTGACGCTTGAGTGTCACACCTGCTATAGCTGGCTGTTGCCGGTGATGGATGAGTTTCGCAAAAAATGGTCAGACATTGAGATTGCTATTTTGCCCGGTTTCCAGCCGGATCCGGTGGGGTTGCTCCTGCAGAACAGAGCGGATGTGGCCATTGTGGATGAGGCTGAGCAGACGGAAATGGTCAGTTACAGCACATTATTCAAATACGAAATGGTAGCCATTATGGCTAACGACCATCCGCTGGCGCACAAACCGTGGCTGGAGGCAGAAGATTTTCGCGGCCAAACGCTGATTACCTATGCCGTACCGGAAGATCGTATCGACCTGTGCCGTAAAGTGCTGAAACCCGCTGGGATTCCGGTACAGCGCAGAACCACTGAACTCACCATGGGGATTGTTCAACAGGTCGCCAGCCATCGGGGTATTGCGGCGCTGCCCATCTGGGCGGTCTCGGAATACCTGGATAAAAAGTATGTTCTGGCCAAATCAATTACCCAAAAGAAATTAATGTCGGAAATTTGGCTGGCGTCGCTGACGGATAATCTGGATAGAGAGTATGTACACGACTTTATTCATTTTATCCGGCAGCGCTGCCTGCGCCTGTTGCCTGACATCCAGATAACCTGAACAGCAAATTGCAACCCGGCGGGTTTATTCCTGCCAACCTGCGCTAAGGCTTATTCTTTTTAGGAGAGAAAAATGAAGAACATTATTAATACTGGATCAGCACCCGCGGCTATTGGACCTTATTCTCAGGGCGTGAGTTACGGCGACCTGGTCATGACCTCTGGCCAGTTGCCGCTTGACCCCAACAACCATGGCTTTCCCGGCTGGCGGGATAAAAGAGCAAACCCGGCAATCGCTGTTAAACGTCAAAGCTGTACTGGAAGAAGCGGGCGCTTCGCTGGACACCGTGCTGAAAACCACTTGTTTCCTGGCGAAAATGGAAGATTTTGCCGCATTTAATGAGGTGTATAGCGAGTTTTTTGGTTCAACCGGGGCCCCGGCACGCTCCTGCATTCAGGCAGGAAAATTACCGAAAGAGGCGCTGGTTGAAATCGAAGCCATCGCGTACGTGAAATAGTAACCGCACAGGAGGCAGGGTGGATATTCACCACATAAAACGCGTGCATCATTTCTATTACTGCCTCCTGGTTGCAGTAAAAATGTATCGTAGTGAGCGTCGCTGTTTGAACAGGGTTGAAGAAAATACATTTATTTATTGCTGGCTAAAGAAGGCAGCGAGAAATCCTGTTTTCGAACAGGCATTGCAAAATGAGGTGGAGTGGTTGAAAGGGCAACTACGTGGCCATGGGATCAGGCTGGATATCTCTTCTATGGTTGAGCACATCTTTTCAAAGCTCACGCTTCTGCTGGGGCATGAACAATGATCCGGTGGCGTGACGGTCTCAGGAAAGGCGTGCCGCCGCCGGTGTTGCTGTTTTTATTTCTGCTCTTCGATGTCTGGAGCAGTTGGCCTGCGCTTATCCACCCTGAGCAGCTAGTGATCCTGTCGTGGCGGACCTGCGCGGCGGTGGTCATCGGTGGAGTCAGCCTTTGTCTGGCGCTGTCCGGTTTATTCATGTTAATCAGTCGTAAGACAACCCTGAATGCTCTCTTTCCCGAACGTACCCGCATTCTGGTAACGGAAGGATGTTATCGATACTCCCGCAACCCGGTTTATCTGGGCTTTGTCGGGCTGCATATCGCTGCCGCTCTGCTGTTGGACAGTGTCATTGGCATTCTTGCTACACCGGTTCTGGTTACGCTGCTGACCCTTTTGCATATCCAGGTCGAAGAGGCAGGCATGCGGCAGCGTTTTAGCCTGCAATGGCAACAATATTGCGATAAAACACCGCGCTGGTTATCCGGTAAATCCTTGTTCCGGCGTTTATCATGAATGCTGTCGGTGAGCCGCGCCCCTGAAATGGGGTAAGCGAACCGGAAAACCCACCTGTTATATCTTCACCCGGTTAATGAACCAGGAAACTCCTATAAATGACGACTGAACATGTTCTTCCGACGGCGGAGCAAAATAACAATATCATCCGCCTCGCCGCCGCTCAGGCACTGGCGGGTGCCAACTCGGTCGTGTTTTATGCGACCGGCGCGATAGTCGGTAGCACCATCGCGCCCGATGCGTCGCTTTCAACACTCCCCATCACGCTGTTTGTGCTGGGTATGGCGTCGTCAATCCTGCCATTCGGCACACTGGCCCGAAAACGAGGGCGCAAAGCTGCATTTATGGTCGGCACGGGAGCAGGGATGATAACCGGTCTGATGGCCGCCGTTGCGATGATGCTCGGATCATTTTTGCTTTTCTGTTGCGCGGCGTTTCTGGGTGGTGCCTATGCGGCCGTTGCGCTCAGTTTCCGCTTCGCGGCAACGGATGGCGTCTCACCGGAAAGACGGGCGCGCGCATTGTCACTGGTCATGGGCGGCGGCGTGTTGGCGGGCATTATTGGACCCGGCCTTGTGACGACCACCATGAATCTCTGGCCTCCCCATACGTTTGTTATCACTTTTGTTGCTCAGGGGGGGGTGGCGGCCATTTCGGCTTTTATTCTAAAAGGCGTTACGCCTGCAGAGTCTTCGGCAGCGTCAGCGTCCGGAGGGCGTCCTCTGCGGGAAATTGTTCGTCAGCCCGGCTTTGCCCGAACGGTCTTCAGCGGAGCGGTGACCTATATGGTGATGAACTTCCTGATGACCGCCGCGCCGCTGTCCATGCATATGCACGGTATTTCGCAGGAAGCCGCCAACCTCGGCATCCAGTGGCATGTTATTGCCATGTTTGGTCCAGGCTTTTTTACCGGGAAGCTCATCAGCCGCTTTGGCGCAATGCGCGTTGCCGCAGCAGGATTGCTCATTACCGCCAGCGCCGTGTTTGCCGGGCTGAGCGGAACCGGCATTCATCATTACTGGTTGTCGCTGATTTTACTGGGGCTGGGCTGGAATTTTGGTTTTATCGGCGCGTCGGCACGGATCATTGATTTCCATCGTCCAGAAGAGAAAACCCAGGTCCAGTCTCTGAATGATTTCGTGGTGTTTGGGGTAATGATCGTGGGATCGTTCTCGTCAGGGGCGCTGCTTACCCTCTATGGCTGGAACGCCGTGTTATGGGGGTCGCTGGTACCGGTAGGCCTGGCATTTCTGGCGCTTATCGTCGGAACCCACGCGACCACAGAAAGCCATTAAAAAAGCCCGCGCATTGCGGGCTCGACTGCGGTTATGCCACTGCCTGCCGCTCATTGTCGGCGGGGTCGCTGGCTTGCAGCTTTTTAATCAGTCTGTCCGCAACATTGGCCGACCAGGCGGCAATGGTCAGGCTCGGCGCGCCACCGGGTGAGGCTGGCAGGGCGGATGAGTCGGCA includes:
- a CDS encoding ChrR Cupin-like domain codes for the protein MSDDEISPLRVDTRDAANWQQRNDIAVCSLFENSQESVCLLRMQTGSLLSEPPLERGAELLIVRGSLTEGDRIHCEGSWIRIPAGQRLTFMADKDASLVYLKTGLTGYKQERCP
- the puo gene encoding Putrescine oxidase translates to MMKTHVAIVGAGLSGLYAAWLLEQAGTDYVVLEGRNRVGGRILPIDSTGVDLGATWLWPAIQPGLCELLAQLGLATFTHQETGDMLFERATDAASRYPGFVSAPAAARVHGGMSQLTDALLARLAPGRVITGVQVMQVEEHHGMLTVYGRSAAQQSVTLHARHLLLALPPMLASRIAFTPALPQSLRQAWRNTGTWMAPHAKYVARYSHDFWKRSGLSGEARSSIGPMVEIHDVSETDRLFALFGFIGLPFHARQENGDDALRQQCRAQLVRLFGPDAAHPEAEFLKDWAADPFTATSRDRVLQPSHFVPPAWCAEGVWRDVMTGIASEWSPAFPGYLAGAIDAAATGIQRIIKEA
- the adhT gene encoding NADP-alcohol dehydrogenase encodes the protein MKNTYKAVQVTRPGLVETVEKELPEPGPGEVLIKVEACGICGADAGVIEGLEKGINYPRVPGHEVVGTLYKTAEPLPAWLKPGQRVGVGRLGGHCNVCEQCRLGHFNLCQNQPVTGSSRDGGYAEYMLARVTGLVAIPDDLSSVDAAPLLCAGIATFNALKKSCAEAGATVVIQGMGGLGHLALQYARKMGFRVIAVGRGDDIADEVMALGAHHYVDIRKDDAVEAIKALGGAQVILSTITESAAVSALLPALTPQGQLMVVGVGKEPLTASPGLMIGRELSVKGAITGTAIELEKALKFSLLADVRARIEQRPLAQAKEAYDRMRSGQATFRMVLTVNHQ
- the yafC1 gene encoding putative transcriptional regulator LYSR-type, producing the protein MTIPLTIKQIEMLVKISEGKGLSEAARLLNLSPSAVSKGLAVMEENLGVPLIQRTTRSFQLTEAGEYFVSRATELLKEFDDIVNTTCGYFNHPHGALRITCSVAFGYAHLIDIFAEYRKKNHDVELILDLDDHLTNLNENNVDIALRITATPPQNYAARKLSKISWLYCASPAWIARNGTPTKRTDLASHECLVYPGLTPPLRYNGLASQHPPCDIKPRTPVQANSSLLLLKAALSGQGIAWLPSYLISQHIENGELVPLKLDGKYAYPTHSLYALYFPSKFRNPKVRSFIDFLVEEHQPWNRWEKAVNDLL
- the yhjV gene encoding serine transporter family protein; the protein is MFFHAQSGAFILSVGSPMTVGINNEVINKKNIPFTLYDLGWVVLCIGAAIGSGIVFFPLQVGLKGVWVFALAVLLGYPAVYYMQKLFIETMARSDAQDSYLSIIASYVGSRWGVLLGALYSVTMLKSMVEYALAITNDSASYLKTFGLTTETLSGHWWWSLLLIAGLSLVASKGEKVLFKVSGSMIAVKLVIIVAIGFVVVPFWDVNNIGDFPTVSHLVVGTFPTLPFAIFSIMFVGILNPMNLAYKKREEDKEVAKYKILRVHKVAYLILVATVLLFVVSIVLSISEADALRAYQDNISALALAARVIPGATVKYMSVILNVFSIVTAFLALYLAVHESFVGLIKVAVGKLFKPQAQNDNAISVAAFFMVVLVLWLIVLTNFPILKVFVFGGVTYGLISCIIPGFIILKNDKFVDLRGPSVYYVILIGMLMCIGPFVMLFSQ
- the ydcR1_1 gene encoding transcriptional regulator — protein: MSHNKIAKKLQNIQPSAIRELLKHSKMDGVISLGGGIPDPELFDREGLQLAMENVLTHSWKDAFQYGLSEGNPALRAAICQLMSERAIHCEVDDVVVTSGSQQSLDILARALINPGDVVVVERPTYLAALQVMQLAEANLMSVGTDGDGMIVDELDALLKTVPVKVVYIVPTFGNPGGVTLSEPRRKQLVELSRRYDFVIIEDDPYGEINFTGTTFIPLRSWAEEMENSDRVIYTSTFSKILAPGARVGWLVLPDWLKRQVVNLKQATDLHTSSLSQSLTFHYLNSGRLTPQIALIRDAYKQKCRVLSQHLQHELGGYLTFHQPMGGMFLWAKFNHDMNTTQRLQKTLSHGVVYVPGEFFYCDEPDASTLRMSYVSTTEANLKEAVMRLKSALN
- the metC_2 gene encoding cystathionine beta-lyase, whose amino-acid sequence is MSNHSFDNQVSPETYLCHGPFDPDVFGGVVNPPVYHASTVIFKNCKELSERHQALFEDAEDEVMYYGRFGTPTTFAVQKALAELEGGYRALLVPTGLAACTTALLALVKSGDHILVSSSVYGPTRGFVNNVLAKMGVSATFFDPTVGERIVDLFQENTTVVFTESPGSQTFDIQDIPAIARVAHARNAKVILDNTWATPLFFKPFDHGVDVSVHAATKYIVGHSDAQMGLITTNKETWLAIRRFVYLFGLHAAPDDVYLAQRGLRTMSLRLERHQASALKIAKWFEEREEVEQVLHPALPSCPGHEIWKRDFTGSSGLFSVVLKPHYSKASVEAFIDSLEYFGIGFSWGGFESLVIPFNPRKDRPEYHWPYEGQSFRLQIGLEDPVDLVKDLDQALRHLKA
- the metR_1 gene encoding trans-activator of metE and metH (LysR-family transcriptional regulator), which produces MDIPIDLKHLQTLLTLRKTGSLTRAAVALQLTQSALSHQIKQLEEHYSVTLFVRKTSPVQFTQAGERLLRLAETVLNAMEEANRDLYQFASGKHGALRVTLECHTCYSWLLPVMDEFRKKWSDIEIAILPGFQPDPVGLLLQNRADVAIVDEAEQTEMVSYSTLFKYEMVAIMANDHPLAHKPWLEAEDFRGQTLITYAVPEDRIDLCRKVLKPAGIPVQRRTTELTMGIVQQVASHRGIAALPIWAVSEYLDKKYVLAKSITQKKLMSEIWLASLTDNLDREYVHDFIHFIRQRCLRLLPDIQIT
- the tdcF gene encoding TdcF protein; this encodes MAFPAGGIKEQTRQSLLNVKAVLEEAGASLDTVLKTTCFLAKMEDFAAFNEVYSEFFGSTGAPARSCIQAGKLPKEALVEIEAIAYVK
- a CDS encoding Putative protein-S-isoprenylcysteine methyltransferase, whose translation is MIRWRDGLRKGVPPPVLLFLFLLFDVWSSWPALIHPEQLVILSWRTCAAVVIGGVSLCLALSGLFMLISRKTTLNALFPERTRILVTEGCYRYSRNPVYLGFVGLHIAAALLLDSVIGILATPVLVTLLTLLHIQVEEAGMRQRFSLQWQQYCDKTPRWLSGKSLFRRLS
- a CDS encoding multidrug efflux system protein MdtL, translating into MTTEHVLPTAEQNNNIIRLAAAQALAGANSVVFYATGAIVGSTIAPDASLSTLPITLFVLGMASSILPFGTLARKRGRKAAFMVGTGAGMITGLMAAVAMMLGSFLLFCCAAFLGGAYAAVALSFRFAATDGVSPERRARALSLVMGGGVLAGIIGPGLVTTTMNLWPPHTFVITFVAQGGVAAISAFILKGVTPAESSAASASGGRPLREIVRQPGFARTVFSGAVTYMVMNFLMTAAPLSMHMHGISQEAANLGIQWHVIAMFGPGFFTGKLISRFGAMRVAAAGLLITASAVFAGLSGTGIHHYWLSLILLGLGWNFGFIGASARIIDFHRPEEKTQVQSLNDFVVFGVMIVGSFSSGALLTLYGWNAVLWGSLVPVGLAFLALIVGTHATTESH